Proteins from a genomic interval of Sander vitreus isolate 19-12246 chromosome 6, sanVit1, whole genome shotgun sequence:
- the pomgnt2 gene encoding protein O-linked-mannose beta-1,4-N-acetylglucosaminyltransferase 2: protein MRTTAAGCRMSVGALLNGLLVSVVAALLWKYSKLSEHATLLEEELHMTRQSQELSQAHIDYHVALQALQEHGTRMVCTGKMHTDRICRFDYLCYCSEAEEFVFFHSNSSVMLPNLGSRRFQPALLDLSSVEDHNTQYFNFLELPVAALKFMPKPVFVPDVTLILNRFNPDNLMHVFHDDLIPAFYTMKQYSDLDDEARLVFMEGWAEGPHFDLYRLLSSKQPLLKEQLRNFGKLMCFTKSYVGLSKMTTWYQYGFVQPQGPKANMLVSGNEIRQFARALMEKMNITRGEEMEKDGGNAEDDKEKKAEYIVVFSRSATRLIVNEAELIMALAQEFQMRVVTVSLEEQSFPGIVQVISGASMLVSMHGAQLITSLFLPRGAAVVELFPFAVNPEQYTPYKTLATLPGMDLHYVSWRNTKEENTITHPDRPWEQGGIAHLEKEERERILASKDVPRHLCCRNPEWLYRIYQDTLVDIPSFVEVLKEGMKTKPSVKKLKSTSTVHPGRVREAQCQTLVQTPNEAKLTVSWQIPWNLKYLKVREVKYEVWIQEQGENTYMPYILPQQNYTFSENIKPFTTYLVWVRCIFNKNLLGPFADVLMCRT from the coding sequence ATGCGGACTACAGCGGCTGGCTGCAGGATGAGCGTGGGCGCGCTTCTCAACGGGCTGCTGGTCTCCGTAGTCGCAGCTCTGCTTTGGAAGTATTCCAAGCTGAGTGAGCACGCCACCCTGCTGGAGGAAGAGCTGCACATGACACGGCAGTCCCAGGAGCTTTCGCAGGCCCACATCGACTACCATGTTGCCCTGCAGGCCCTTCAGGAGCACGGCACCCGCATGGTCTGCACCGGCAAGATGCACACCGACCGCATCTGCCGCTTTGACTACCTCTGCTACTGCTCGGAGGCAGAGGAGTTTGTGTTCTTCCACTCCAACTCCTCTGTCATGTTGCCCAACCTGGGGTCGAGGCGTTTTCAACCTGCCCTGCTGGACCTGTCCTCAGTAGAGGACCACAACACCCAGTACTTTAACTTTTTAGAGCTCCCAGTGGCTGCTTTAAAGTTCATGCCCAAGCCTGTGTTTGTACCAGATGTGACACTAATCCTTAACCGGTTTAATCCAGACAACTTAATGCATGTGTTCCATGATGACCTGATCCCAGCCTTCTACACTATGAAACAGTATTCCGACTTGGATGATGAGGCGCGCTTGGTTTTTATGGAGGGCTGGGCTGAAGGCCCACACTTTGACCTCTACAGACTTCTCAGCAGCAAGCAGCCGCTGCTCAAAGAGCAGCTGAGGAACTTTGGCAAGCTCATGTGTTTTACTAAATCTTACGTTGGCCTGTCCAAGATGACCACCTGGTACCAGTACGGTTTTGTTCAACCTCAGGGGCCCAAAGCCAACATGTTGGTCTCAGGAAATGAGATCCGGCAGTTTGCCAGGGCTCTGATGGAGAAAATGAACATCACAAGGGGGGAGGAAATggagaaggatggagggaaTGCTGAAGATGATAAAGAGAAAAAGGCTGAATACATAGTTGTGTTCAGTCGTTCAGCAACAAGGCTGATCGTGAATGAAGCGGAGCTAATCATGGCGCTGGCCCAGGAGTTCCAGATGAGAGTGGTCACAGTGTCCCTGGAGGAACAGTCTTTCCCCGGTATCGTCCAGGTGATCAGCGGGGCTTCCATGTTGGTCAGTATGCATGGGGCTCAGCTGAtcacctctctcttcctccccagAGGAGCTGCCGTGGTGGAGCTGTTCCCTTTTGCAGTGAACCCAGAGCAGTACACCCCGTATAAAACCCTAGCCACCCTCCCAGGCATGGACCTTCACTACGTCTCCTGGAGGAACACCAAGGAGGAGAACACCATCACCCACCCAGACCGACCCTGGGAACAAGGGGGCATCGCCCACTTGGAAAAGGAGGAGCGAGAGCGAATACTGGCGAGCAAAGATGTCCCCCGGCACCTGTGCTGCCGCAACCCAGAGTGGCTCTACCGGATCTACCAGGACACTTTGGTGGACATCCCTTCCTTTGTGGAAGTCCTCAAAGAGGGCATGAAGACAAAGCCCAGCGTGAAGAAGTTAAAGTCAACCAGCACAGTCCACCCAGGCCGGGTCAGAGAAGCCCAGTGTCAGACCTTAGTCCAAACCCCTAACGAGGCTAAACTCACCGTCTCCTGGCAGATCCCGTGGAATCTGAAGTACCTGAAGGTGAGAGAGGTGAAGTACGAGGTGTGGATCCAGGAGCAGGGAGAGAACACCTACATGCCTTACATcctcccccagcagaactacaCCTTTTCAGAGAACATTAAGCCCTTCACCACCTACCTGGTGTGGGTCAGGTGCATCTTCAACAAGAACCTCCTGGGCCCCTTCGCAGATGTTTTGATGTGCAGGACCTAA